GTCGACtaagtatctcatttgcttgTTCAAGGTCATTCATCCTAGCCTCTACTAAGGCTAGCTTATGCATGACTGTGCTTGTTCCCTTCTCAAAACACTTCACAGCTTGAATAagtgactctggagagctgctatgatgtcttctgattcgttTCTGTAAGTAGGCAGATTGAGATTGGACCTCAAGAactgtctttggggtctttgaaacccatgGGGTTAAGGGTTCAGCAACCTCCTCGgaaggcgttggagtccgcagcttcatatcaagctttgagatcacGCTTTCCGGGTTAAAAggagcaagcccagctcctctaaaacccccTTTGATATTTTTTTTCGGTTATAGTGGCTTGGAAGGCGGCGTGGAAGGCGGGAAAGAACTCAGTTTTCgaaatataggttatagagcatctgatcagatgctctatttctcgaccatatgccttCTTTAGtggcccaaagcacccgatatcaagaggctgaagtagatgagacgCATGAGCCGGAATACAGAGCGTGATGATATTATTCTCCTGGCAATATTTCTCAAAAGCGAcggagtggtgactttcgtggccatcaaggatcagaagacgataagaACCAACTGATCGGTCAGTTGTGCATCGGTtgaagtgctttagccactcaaggcCTAGTTCATTAtttgtccagccattttggctcgTTGCAATAACCCAGCCGTTTGGGAGGGTAGGTTCTTCATGccagttggcaaggtgatattggcccgcTCCAATGATAAACGGCTCGATCGCCCAGCCTTCCGCATTAATCGCTTGAATGACTGTAATCCATTCACGATTcccaggctgcactgattttggtcttccaagcctttctGAACCTGTGACGACCATGCCGCTTGAGATAAcacccatcataaagccagtctcatcaaagttccagatatcctCTGATTGGATACCATACTTCGCGATTGTGTTCTGTACGAGCTTAAACCAGTTGCGAATAATAGttggatcttcgcatttggccctctggtagtcatattTACGAAAGAAAtgcgtcttgagctctggttgtcgtttaacgaagttatgagcccagcgcttgccgacgggTGGCGCCTTGCGGTCAGCGAGGagagaattggccatttcttcaataaAAGAATGTCGCGGAGGAAAccctcgcgaatctaggtcgaGAATAAAGTGAACTactatttcttcttctagattAGATAGTCTGCGTGATTTCTGGGTAGTATCGCGTCgtgattgaatgccattctgGCGGCGACGTAAGGTATTGCGAGGAACTTCATATGTATCTGCAGCGCGTCGGACACTTAGTttggggttattttgaagggcctgaagtgcaagaaggattctacCTTCTTTATTGGGTTGTGACATACTgggtggttgagaattatTTGATTAGGTAGTGATGATGTAggatgagggatttttggcTCACATGCTTGTCTGGCTCACATACTAGTGATTCACGTTACTCTATTAGTGAGTGCAATAAACCAATAAGTATAACTCTTAGGTTCACACCTTAAATTGAGATTTTAAGAAAACTCAAATGTTTAAACTTAGCCAAAGAGGGCTAAGATCTTCCACTGTAGCTCTGCAAACCCTGAAAGCGTGCATAGACGAAAAGAATGTATTACGATGCAATTCCGGGGAAATTGGAGGGACATCTTGTTGAATAAGTGCTAGGGTatcacgtgcaagcagggatgCTTCAGATTACGCGCCAAAATGGCGACGCCCTAAGGGGGCAGAGTTtaacagaacacaacatgaatacaccaattcacatcaatgagccgaatacacgtaatgtctgacagaaccctgcttgcacgtgacaacccagcacctgttcaagACTTTCCTGGTGAGAAGAGTGGGGATGGAACTCAGTGTAGGACTCTAAAAATCCCCCTTGAGCCAATCACAGCCTCGGCCTGAGAGTCCAAGCAAGGCTGTTTGACCAATCACCTCGTGGGTATGACAGGGTCCCAAAAAGCCACGTAACTTTGACCATGGCCAATCATGGCCTGGGTATGACACAGTCCTGGCCGTGTCTATGTGAGAGTATCCATTGCCTTCGGCCCTCAGAGCTCCTGGTCGTCCCTATGTTCTTAATTAAGGTAATATGTTGATTGATAGCGCGGGTGAGTCAGACCGTGATCGCCAAGAAAATATGATTCTCATCCAGCACGTGCTGCATAGGACCATGTGCCATTGGCTGGCGCCAAGAACCTCTAAAATGAGTTTCCTTCAAATGGTCCATTAGTGTGTAAGCTCTACGTTTACAAAAAAGGCCATCCATTACTCCTTGACCAAACAAACGTTCTCTCCATCGGTTCATCTGCTTCCCTCTACCGATTCTTATCTCATTACTACGAAGCATTGGAGGTGTCCACCGCATTGAAAACGAGCCAGTAAGGAGATAAGCCCCCACAATTCGTCTAGCTGTGATGGGTCCCAGACAGATGGCGATCCAGCGATCGGCAAGACTTAATACAGCCAACCTTGGTGAACGGTTCTGGAACATCATTCGAGAGAATTGGTATCTGGGTTTCACTTCTTTTGGAGGCCCGCCAGTCCACTTCAAGATCGTGAGTGGCACCTACTGCCCCTGAACCGTTCTCTCCTCTACTCACGAGCCAAACCCCATGCTAGATCGGCTAGACTGGATGGGTCGAGGGCAATACAGAGCCGATGACTAACAATATTCTACGTAGTTTCATGACAAATTTGTCGCTAAGCTTTCATGGATCGATAAGCAAATGGTAGGAATTTATTTCAGCTGACAGAGAAGCTTTGTTGCTGACGTTGTCCAGTACCAAGAGCTGTTCAGTGTCTGCCAAGCATTCTCAGGCCCTGGCAGCACTAAGATGCATTACTgcatcaaccttctccaCGACGGCTTCCTCCCTGCTCTCTTTGGCTTCCTCCTCTGGAGGTATGTTTCAGTCGTCCGATCCTGCAGTACAAAGCTAATAAATTGGTTGCAATTAGTCTTCCAGGGGCTCTGGGGATGTATGGACTTTCCATCGGAGTCTCTAACATTGGCGAATCCCTTCCTCGAGCCGTCTATGCTCTCCTTTCCGGTCTCAACGCTGCTACCGTCGGCATTATCGTTCTCGCGGCCGTCCAGTTATCTGAGAAGGCCATCACTGACAATATGACCCGCATTCTGGTTTTTCTCGGGGCCTCAGCCGGCATGATGTACAATGCGCTCTGGTATTTTccgttgttgatgtttcTGGCTGGCGTCGCGACGGTTATCTATGACTTCCGCTGGCTCCATGGCCCTATTAAAGTCATCACTGTGAGTTTCCAGAAAAAGGCCAAGCATTCTCAGAATACATCAGAAGAAGGTGTCGAGATGCAAACCCAACAGCAAGCCACCGCAAGCAATGGTCACGAGGAATACAACGCAGGTGCTGGACCGTCCAGCCGCGGCAAAGACGGCGAGCGGTCGAGCCAGAGAATCGATGAAAATGGCTCCCTCCCGCTTACTGAGCAGGAAGCATCGACGACCGAAGATCAGTCTCGGATAGTCCCTCAGGAGCGACGTCTCAACATCAGCTGGAAGTTCGGGGTACTGCTTATAGTCCTCTTCCTGCTCTCTTTCATCGTCGTTATGGTTCTACGCGGTACGCTACCCCATAAATCACGTCTATACAATCTCTTCGCCAATATGTACCTCGCTGGTACTATCATTTTTGGCGGTGGGCCCGTCGTGATCCCGCTTCTCCGGGAATATGTTGTCGCCGAGAACTGGGTTAGCCCTCGAGATTTCCTTATCGGACTCGCCCTCATTCAAGCCTTCCCAGGACCCAACTTTAACTTCGCGGTTTATCTTGGCAGCCTGACTGCCATCAATGGTAGATATAATTCCGCTGCCGGTGCAATCCTCGGATTCCTAGGAATCTTTATTCCCGGACTGCTCACGGTGCACGGGACTATGGGTGTCTGGAGTGCGATACGCGGGTGGAGATGGGTCAAGTCGTCTCTCAGAGGAGTCAATGCGGCTGCCGTTGGCCTCATCTACACTGCGGTATATCGTCTTTGGCAGATCGGCCATATTGATGAAGGTTTCCAGCAGGGCACCAGCCTGGCTGTGGATCCTTGGTGGGTCGTTGTGACGGCCACAAGCTATGTGGGTGGCTATTGGTTTCGGGTGAGTCCGCCCGTGGCAATTGGTACGGGAGCCGTCATGGGTCTGATTTGGTATGGTGTTGTCTCAGACTGATGGGCCATTTGCTTCTATGTTGTGGTAGTATCTATTGGCAATAAGGGAAGAAAGCCTTAGTATGTAACGTATGTGATAAGCGAGTGGCACAGCTATACTGTGCATGTTAAAAGCTAAACCTTGAATTTTTAGAAACTGCTACCGGTACTCCAGGTCCTGGTAATTAGATTCCGTCCAGCACCAATCAACCTGAGGGAGTGGGACCCGAGAAAAGAATGACTCACGCCGATCAGGTTCCTGGCTTCCTGGCAGCCGTAACCGTAATTATCCCCTACCTCAAATGAGGCCGTGCGAATGATAGTGGTGAACTTACCTGTCCTGCTAAACGAGCAGAGATAAGTCAAGCATTAAAGCCCGGAGTTATTATCACTACGACGACGCATATTTTGGATTCTTATTCGAGCCTAGCAGTTGCGATTATTATGCAAGTCACATTACAATATGGTCTAATGCTTCGATTCGAGGATCGACCGTATAGTTTATTCGATAGGATTCAATACAGCTTCACCGTCAACTCCGTCGGCAATCGCAAAGGTCCTCCAGCCTGCCTTAGGAAGATCAATCGTCATATCTCCACAAAGATACTTCATGAATACGCCATGTgtgacaacaacaacatttTTCGGCATATTCGCGAGATCTTCGCTCCCGTGGATGTCTTGAACCGTGTCCCGCAACCTCTCTCGGAATCTTTTAGCTCGTGCGGCAACAGCAGAATCGTTGGCCGCGTGAGGACCGTCCTTGGTGTACCAATCCTCAGCCAAGACGCTGAAGTCAAGGAGCGGAAAAGCTATCTCTAGCGCAGAACGTTTGGATCCGGTATCACAGGGAAGGTCGCTTCGCTCCTGTAGGTCCTGGTCTATAATGAGACGGGTGCCTTCTTCGTTGCCATTATTCTTGAGGTATTGTT
The Fusarium oxysporum f. sp. lycopersici 4287 chromosome 15, whole genome shotgun sequence DNA segment above includes these coding regions:
- a CDS encoding hypothetical protein (At least one base has a quality score < 10); protein product: MGPRQMAIQRSARLNTANLGERFWNIIRENWYLGFTSFGGPPVHFKIFHDKFVAKLSWIDKQMYQELFSVCQAFSGPGSTKMHYCINLLHDGFLPALFGFLLWSLPGALGMYGLSIGVSNIGESLPRAVYALLSGLNAATVGIIVLAAVQLSEKAITDNMTRILVFLGASAGMMYNALWYFPLLMFLAGVATVIYDFRWLHGPIKVITVSFQKKAKHSQNTSEEGVEMQTQQQATASNGHEEYNAGAGPSSRGKDGERSSQRIDENGSLPLTEQEASTTEDQSRIVPQERRLNISWKFGVLLIVLFLLSFIVVMVLRGTLPHKSRLYNLFANMYLAGTIIFGGGPVVIPLLREYVVAENWVSPRDFLIGLALIQAFPGPNFNFAVYLGSLTAINGRYNSAAGAILGFLGIFIPGLLTVHGTMGVWSAIRGWRWVKSSLRGVNAAAVGLIYTAVYRLWQIGHIDEGFQQGTSLAVDPWWVVVTATSYVGGYWFRVSPPVAIGTGAVMGLIWYGVVSD